A genomic stretch from Natronomonas gomsonensis includes:
- a CDS encoding MogA/MoaB family molybdenum cofactor biosynthesis protein: MSDDGDDHENGAHEHGHDHHEHEGDHDHHAHDLEELGIAVLTVSSSRSINEDPSGAAIAELVEEAGHTVVVRELVGDDYDSVQDAVDRFVGREDTDCVVTTGGTGVTPDDVTVEAVEPLFEKELPGFGELFRSLSVEDIGTRVVGTRATAGIADGVPVFCLPGSESAVRLAVDDIVVSEAPHLAGLARREDDGKENDDGEENDEGA; encoded by the coding sequence ATGAGTGACGACGGAGACGACCACGAGAACGGAGCACACGAACACGGCCACGACCACCACGAGCATGAAGGAGACCACGACCACCACGCCCACGACCTTGAGGAACTCGGCATCGCGGTTCTGACCGTCTCCTCCTCGCGGAGCATCAACGAAGACCCCTCAGGCGCTGCCATCGCCGAACTCGTGGAGGAAGCGGGCCACACCGTCGTGGTTCGGGAACTCGTCGGCGACGACTACGACAGCGTTCAGGACGCCGTCGACCGCTTCGTCGGCCGCGAAGACACCGACTGTGTCGTCACGACCGGCGGCACCGGCGTCACGCCCGACGACGTGACCGTCGAAGCCGTCGAACCGCTGTTCGAGAAGGAACTGCCGGGGTTCGGCGAACTGTTCCGGTCGCTGTCGGTCGAGGATATCGGGACGCGCGTCGTCGGCACGCGTGCCACAGCGGGTATCGCCGACGGCGTCCCCGTGTTCTGTCTCCCCGGCAGCGAGAGCGCGGTTCGACTCGCGGTCGACGACATCGTCGTCTCCGAGGCACCCCATCTCGCCGGCCTCGCCCGCCGAGAGGACGATGGCAAGGAAAACGACGATGGCGAAGAAAACGACGAAGGCGCCTAG
- a CDS encoding zinc-binding dehydrogenase: protein MKAVFYDEHGSTDVLQYDEFPDPDIGPEEVLVDIKAGGLNHLDVWTRRGMPSPEELPHIPGSDGAGVVSEVGERVTRFEEGDRVVVDPGLYCGECEFCRKGEQSLCVDYKMIGEHVRGVHSEQAAVPEANLIELPEGVDFVTAASAPLVFQTAWRMLITRAEIQQNDTVLVLGASGGVGHACVQIAANEGCEVWATASSEEKLDHARDCGADHLVNYEEEDFAEVIKSETDGRGVDVVVDHIGEATWDNSLSVAAHGGTVVTCGATSGVTPETNIPKVFWKQLDILGSTMGTPGEMDDVMAKVFDGTFEPHVRTVLPMSEMARAHEMLEGREGFGSVVVVPDSEYDPDDYE, encoded by the coding sequence ATGAAAGCGGTCTTCTACGACGAACACGGCTCGACCGACGTGCTCCAGTACGACGAGTTCCCGGACCCCGACATCGGCCCAGAAGAGGTACTCGTCGACATCAAGGCGGGCGGTCTGAACCACCTCGACGTGTGGACTCGCCGCGGGATGCCGAGTCCCGAGGAACTGCCGCACATCCCGGGCAGCGACGGTGCGGGCGTCGTCAGCGAAGTCGGCGAGCGTGTCACTCGCTTCGAGGAAGGCGACCGCGTCGTCGTCGACCCCGGATTGTACTGCGGTGAGTGTGAGTTCTGCCGGAAGGGCGAGCAGTCGCTGTGTGTCGACTACAAGATGATTGGCGAACACGTCCGCGGCGTCCACAGCGAGCAGGCGGCGGTTCCCGAGGCGAACCTCATCGAGCTGCCCGAGGGCGTCGACTTCGTCACCGCGGCCTCGGCGCCGCTCGTCTTCCAGACGGCGTGGCGGATGCTCATCACGCGCGCCGAAATCCAGCAGAACGACACCGTCCTCGTGTTGGGCGCCTCCGGCGGCGTCGGCCACGCCTGCGTCCAAATCGCTGCCAACGAGGGGTGTGAGGTGTGGGCGACGGCTTCCTCCGAGGAAAAACTAGACCACGCCCGCGACTGCGGTGCCGACCACCTCGTCAACTACGAGGAGGAGGACTTCGCGGAGGTCATCAAATCCGAGACGGACGGCCGCGGTGTTGACGTTGTCGTCGACCACATCGGCGAGGCGACGTGGGACAATTCGCTGTCGGTCGCGGCCCACGGCGGGACCGTCGTCACCTGTGGAGCAACCTCCGGCGTGACGCCGGAGACGAACATCCCGAAGGTGTTCTGGAAGCAACTCGACATCCTCGGGTCGACGATGGGGACGCCCGGCGAGATGGACGACGTGATGGCGAAGGTGTTCGACGGCACCTTCGAACCCCACGTCCGTACGGTGTTGCCGATGAGCGAGATGGCCCGGGCCCACGAGATGCTCGAAGGACGGGAAGGGTTCGGGTCGGTGGTCGTCGTCCCCGACAGCGAGTACGACCCCGACGACTATGAGTGA
- a CDS encoding MmgE/PrpD family protein — translation MTSTGALAEFAVGVSYDGLPEEVREAAKRRVLDAVAVAIDSVGTSPTDGIRRTVATQNATGRCRLWGSELSAAASDAAMYNGALACAGNGTVFLAPALGSASIPVAAVLTAAEARSATGEELLAGVAAAHEIHGELAWHAPLDGFHPATHGAIAAAAGVGRALGFGTGRLESAIGIAAGRGTLAVDDEFDPVVGGNATHGAVSACLLAESGVVGPDAIAGPGGWHDLVGPFDLDLDPGCERVRDAAIRPYDAHPHAQSTLEAAMDLASDVTLDPADIDSVTVETYPEAVEALDPVTLAAALVDRDATKRPAAREDLRPVASTVEARIDDELRERAERGELPARVTVDCHDGATHEAEEKWFTGHPARAASWGVVEEKFHALAGDRYDVERRSDIVETVRGLEAETAAELTRLLD, via the coding sequence ATGACATCGACTGGGGCTCTCGCGGAGTTCGCGGTGGGCGTCTCCTATGACGGACTGCCCGAGGAGGTTCGGGAGGCGGCGAAGCGCCGCGTGCTCGATGCCGTCGCCGTCGCAATCGACAGCGTCGGCACCTCGCCGACCGACGGCATCCGCCGCACCGTGGCGACACAGAACGCGACGGGCCGATGCAGGCTGTGGGGTTCGGAGTTGAGCGCGGCGGCCTCCGACGCCGCGATGTACAACGGCGCGCTGGCGTGTGCGGGCAACGGGACGGTGTTTCTCGCTCCCGCGCTCGGGTCGGCGTCGATTCCCGTCGCTGCTGTGTTGACGGCCGCGGAGGCCCGAAGCGCGACGGGCGAAGAACTCCTCGCCGGCGTCGCCGCCGCCCACGAGATTCACGGCGAGTTGGCGTGGCACGCGCCGCTGGACGGGTTCCATCCGGCGACCCACGGCGCCATCGCGGCGGCGGCCGGCGTCGGCCGGGCGCTGGGGTTCGGGACCGGTCGTCTCGAAAGCGCAATCGGCATCGCGGCCGGCCGGGGAACGCTCGCGGTCGACGACGAGTTCGACCCGGTCGTGGGCGGAAACGCGACACACGGGGCGGTCTCGGCGTGTCTCCTCGCCGAAAGCGGCGTCGTCGGCCCCGATGCCATCGCAGGACCGGGCGGGTGGCACGACCTCGTCGGGCCGTTCGATTTGGACCTCGACCCCGGCTGTGAGCGGGTTCGCGACGCGGCCATCCGGCCGTACGATGCCCATCCACACGCCCAGTCGACACTTGAGGCTGCGATGGACCTCGCCTCGGACGTGACGCTCGACCCCGCCGACATCGATTCGGTCACCGTCGAGACGTATCCGGAAGCCGTCGAGGCGCTCGACCCCGTGACGCTCGCCGCCGCACTCGTGGACCGCGATGCGACGAAACGCCCCGCCGCCCGCGAGGACCTCCGCCCCGTCGCGTCGACCGTCGAGGCCCGAATCGACGACGAGTTGCGCGAGCGTGCCGAACGCGGCGAACTGCCCGCCCGCGTCACTGTCGACTGCCACGACGGGGCGACACACGAGGCCGAAGAGAAGTGGTTCACCGGTCACCCCGCACGCGCGGCGTCGTGGGGTGTCGTTGAGGAGAAGTTCCATGCGTTGGCCGGCGACCGCTACGACGTCGAGCGCCGGAGCGACATCGTCGAGACGGTTCGTGGGTTGGAAGCGGAGACGGCGGCCGAACTCACCCGGTTGCTCGATTAA
- a CDS encoding DUF892 family protein, producing MSEATERVVEILKKAYSDEMETVMNYQTNAIVLDGVRAEEIKESLQQDIQEELTHAQQLGQRLKQLDARPPGSAEFVARQDTLQPPEDSTSVISVIRGVLDAEEDAIETYRTLITAAEEADDPVTEDLAVTILADEEAHRTEFRGFEKEYQND from the coding sequence ATGTCCGAAGCAACCGAGCGAGTGGTCGAAATCCTGAAGAAGGCCTACAGCGACGAGATGGAGACAGTGATGAACTACCAGACGAACGCCATCGTGCTTGATGGCGTCCGTGCCGAGGAAATCAAAGAGAGCCTCCAACAGGACATCCAAGAGGAGTTAACCCACGCCCAACAGTTGGGCCAGCGCCTCAAGCAGTTGGACGCCCGACCTCCGGGGTCCGCGGAGTTCGTCGCCCGACAGGACACCCTCCAGCCGCCGGAGGATTCGACGAGCGTGATTTCGGTCATCCGCGGCGTTCTCGACGCCGAGGAGGACGCCATCGAGACTTATCGGACGCTCATCACTGCCGCCGAGGAGGCCGACGACCCCGTCACCGAGGACCTCGCGGTGACGATTCTGGCCGACGAGGAAGCACACCGAACGGAGTTCCGCGGCTTCGAGAAAGAGTACCAGAACGATTAA
- a CDS encoding NUDIX hydrolase: MSTDDIDPSGSETEGTPDHENALQDVIAVDGDDNPEGPVNRLDAHTGDGIRHRAFTALLFDGDGNVLLAQRAPNKRLWDTYWDGTVASHPVEGQTQIEATRERLEEELGVTPDQYGDLRVTDKFEYKRYYLDQGLEWEVCSVLQATLEDRTLDPDEEEVAGLMWVPYERLHENPKWYRQLRLCPWFEIAMRRDFADD; this comes from the coding sequence ATGAGTACGGACGACATCGACCCCTCGGGGTCGGAAACGGAGGGGACGCCCGACCACGAAAACGCCCTCCAAGACGTTATCGCAGTCGACGGCGACGACAACCCGGAGGGGCCCGTCAACCGCCTCGACGCCCACACCGGCGACGGCATCCGCCACCGTGCGTTCACGGCGCTTCTGTTCGACGGCGACGGCAACGTGTTGCTCGCCCAGCGTGCGCCGAACAAGCGCCTGTGGGACACCTACTGGGACGGGACGGTTGCCTCCCATCCCGTCGAGGGGCAGACCCAAATCGAGGCGACCCGGGAGCGCCTCGAAGAGGAACTCGGCGTCACGCCCGACCAGTACGGCGACCTCCGGGTGACGGACAAATTCGAGTACAAGCGCTACTATCTCGACCAGGGGCTTGAGTGGGAGGTGTGTTCGGTCCTGCAGGCGACACTGGAGGACCGCACGCTCGATCCCGACGAGGAGGAGGTCGCGGGGCTGATGTGGGTTCCCTACGAGCGACTCCACGAGAACCCGAAGTGGTACCGGCAACTGCGACTCTGTCCGTGGTTCGAAATCGCGATGCGGCGGGACTTCGCCGACGACTGA
- a CDS encoding J domain-containing protein, with amino-acid sequence MQKERLVLGLTVVFGAMTALVLLLSIALVEPVLFFVALPLGAAAYMFWYHSSGKLRERVARSQPGARSTGEGRGGFGAGPRSGFDSARGQQAREEWERRQHQRQQRERRQRADVGPSPGLSRAEAYRRLGLDTDADEGEIRRAYRERIKEAHPDRGGDEAEFKRLTEAYETLTE; translated from the coding sequence GTGCAAAAAGAGCGGCTCGTCCTTGGTCTCACCGTCGTCTTCGGCGCCATGACGGCGCTCGTGTTGCTTTTGAGCATCGCGCTCGTCGAGCCGGTGCTGTTCTTCGTGGCGCTGCCGCTCGGTGCCGCCGCCTACATGTTCTGGTATCATTCCTCGGGGAAACTCCGGGAGCGCGTCGCCCGCAGTCAACCCGGCGCCCGAAGCACCGGCGAGGGACGCGGCGGGTTCGGCGCCGGCCCCCGAAGCGGCTTCGATAGCGCACGCGGCCAGCAGGCGCGTGAGGAATGGGAGCGCCGCCAACACCAGCGACAGCAGCGCGAACGCCGGCAACGAGCGGATGTCGGTCCCTCGCCCGGGCTCAGTCGCGCCGAAGCCTACCGCCGGTTGGGGCTGGACACCGACGCCGACGAGGGCGAAATCAGACGCGCCTACCGGGAGCGAATCAAGGAGGCCCATCCCGACAGAGGCGGCGACGAAGCGGAGTTCAAGCGACTCACCGAGGCCTACGAGACGCTGACCGAGTAG
- the pyrF gene encoding orotidine-5'-phosphate decarboxylase, which produces MSFFDDLAARIESTNSVVSVGLDPDPDRLPEFLDSDLPRWAFNRRIIDATHEHAACYKPNAAFYEDADGWRALEETIAYAHGKGVPVLLDAKRGDIGNTARQYADLLDDDGLGADAMTVNPYMGRDTLEPYLSKPEKGVIVLCRTSNSGGADFQNLEVGNGKSLYEYVAQRCAEWNDNDNVGLVVGATAPEELESVRELVDLPFLVPGVGAQGGDAEAAVEYGLADGVGLVNSSRGIIFAGEGADDETAYFRAAGNAAKRLKKRLNQYR; this is translated from the coding sequence ATGAGCTTCTTCGACGACCTCGCCGCGCGCATCGAGTCGACCAACAGCGTCGTCTCGGTCGGTCTCGACCCCGACCCCGACCGCCTGCCAGAGTTCCTCGATTCGGATCTCCCGCGGTGGGCGTTCAACCGCCGAATCATCGACGCCACCCACGAACACGCCGCCTGCTACAAGCCCAACGCCGCCTTCTACGAGGACGCCGACGGCTGGCGGGCGCTGGAGGAGACCATCGCCTACGCCCACGGCAAGGGCGTTCCCGTCCTCCTGGACGCCAAACGCGGCGACATCGGCAACACCGCCCGGCAGTACGCCGACCTGCTGGACGACGACGGCCTCGGTGCCGACGCGATGACCGTCAACCCCTACATGGGCCGCGACACCCTCGAACCGTACCTCTCGAAACCCGAGAAGGGCGTCATCGTCCTGTGTCGGACCTCCAACAGCGGCGGCGCGGACTTCCAGAACCTCGAAGTCGGCAACGGTAAATCGCTGTACGAATACGTCGCCCAACGCTGTGCCGAGTGGAACGACAACGACAACGTCGGCTTGGTCGTCGGCGCGACCGCGCCCGAGGAACTCGAATCCGTCCGGGAGTTGGTCGATTTGCCCTTCCTCGTCCCCGGCGTCGGCGCACAGGGCGGCGACGCCGAGGCCGCCGTCGAATACGGCCTCGCCGACGGCGTCGGCCTCGTCAACTCCTCGCGCGGCATCATCTTCGCGGGGGAGGGTGCCGACGACGAAACGGCGTACTTTCGAGCGGCGGGCAACGCCGCGAAGCGACTGAAAAAGCGACTGAATCAATACCGATAA
- a CDS encoding HAD family hydrolase: protein MLRAVAFDLDDTLAVTARDRETLLAEAADRADVALDFGREDYLAAHRKHSGTESRRPVFEALAGEQAPALTHAYRAAVGEAMSSVDGAAETVERLRERYRVGLLTDGPDRTQRDKLRRLGWRDYFDAVVVTGAVGAPKPDRAAFESLCDALDVAPEEAAYVGDDPDRDVAGAAAAGLLAVQVTYDGGPAVHPDADASLSRKELSTLPTVLAELVGDGTDDA, encoded by the coding sequence GTGCTCCGCGCCGTCGCCTTCGACCTCGACGACACGCTCGCGGTTACGGCTCGCGACCGTGAGACACTCTTAGCCGAGGCCGCCGACCGCGCCGACGTGGCACTCGATTTCGGCCGCGAGGACTACCTCGCCGCCCACCGGAAACACAGCGGCACCGAGAGCAGACGGCCGGTGTTCGAAGCACTCGCCGGCGAGCAAGCCCCGGCGTTGACTCACGCCTACCGAGCGGCCGTCGGGGAGGCGATGTCTTCCGTCGACGGCGCCGCAGAGACCGTCGAGAGGCTTCGCGAGCGCTACCGAGTCGGCCTGCTGACTGATGGCCCGGACCGAACCCAGCGGGACAAACTCCGACGGCTGGGGTGGCGTGACTACTTCGACGCCGTCGTCGTGACGGGGGCCGTCGGCGCGCCGAAACCCGACCGCGCGGCGTTCGAGTCGCTGTGTGACGCCCTTGATGTCGCTCCCGAGGAAGCGGCCTACGTCGGCGACGACCCCGACCGGGACGTCGCGGGTGCCGCCGCGGCTGGTCTCCTCGCGGTACAGGTGACTTATGACGGCGGGCCGGCGGTTCACCCCGACGCTGATGCGTCGTTGTCCCGAAAAGAACTGTCGACGCTACCGACCGTCCTCGCGGAGTTGGTCGGCGACGGCACGGACGACGCGTAG
- a CDS encoding DUF2240 family protein → MSLRTAVAAPFRQSGSREMGESAFVVALSLDRDWFSPDQAKRLVDVAASEGLLERDDGQLRVSFDPGSVDVPEGFTPEESILQERSTFERVLDALVDAGHDKQEAVAAVNGLQSELGVTIEAAAVLYAHRNAVDVQQHAETALGEL, encoded by the coding sequence ATGAGTCTCCGGACGGCCGTCGCGGCGCCGTTTCGTCAATCCGGGAGCCGCGAGATGGGGGAAAGCGCCTTCGTCGTCGCGCTGTCTTTGGACCGCGATTGGTTCTCGCCGGACCAGGCCAAGCGACTGGTCGACGTGGCCGCAAGCGAGGGCCTGCTCGAACGCGACGACGGGCAGTTGCGGGTGTCGTTCGACCCCGGGTCCGTCGACGTCCCCGAGGGGTTTACCCCCGAGGAGTCCATCCTCCAAGAGCGCTCGACGTTCGAGCGCGTCCTCGACGCGTTGGTCGACGCCGGCCACGACAAACAGGAAGCCGTCGCGGCGGTCAACGGCCTCCAGTCGGAGTTGGGTGTCACCATCGAGGCCGCCGCCGTGCTGTACGCACACCGCAACGCCGTCGACGTACAGCAACACGCCGAGACGGCGCTAGGTGAACTGTAA
- the rnhB gene encoding ribonuclease HII — translation MEFGVDEAGKGPVLGSMFAAAVRAPRDALPDGIDDSKRLTETRREALADRLREDDRITVGIAEITPDRIDAGNMNDLTVDAHAEALAEVAEGGDAGLCDAGDTDADRFASRVADRLDAEVTVAAEHRADESDELVGAASILAKSARERHVATLAEHFGDVGSGYPSDPTTRTFLREYVAETGGLPDCARQSWSTCDDVLAAAEQSALDEF, via the coding sequence ATGGAGTTCGGCGTCGACGAGGCCGGCAAAGGCCCCGTCCTCGGGTCGATGTTCGCCGCGGCGGTTCGGGCGCCGAGAGACGCCCTCCCCGACGGCATCGACGACTCGAAGCGACTGACCGAGACGCGCCGAGAGGCACTCGCCGACCGACTCCGTGAAGACGACCGCATCACGGTCGGCATCGCCGAAATCACCCCCGACCGCATCGACGCGGGCAACATGAACGACCTCACCGTCGACGCTCACGCCGAGGCACTCGCCGAGGTGGCCGAGGGAGGCGACGCCGGACTGTGTGATGCCGGCGACACCGACGCCGACCGCTTCGCGTCGCGGGTCGCCGACCGACTCGACGCCGAGGTGACCGTCGCCGCCGAACACCGCGCCGACGAATCCGACGAGTTGGTCGGTGCGGCGAGCATTCTCGCCAAGAGCGCCCGCGAGCGCCATGTCGCCACGCTCGCCGAGCACTTCGGCGACGTAGGCAGCGGCTACCCCTCCGACCCGACGACCCGGACGTTCTTGCGAGAGTACGTCGCCGAAACGGGAGGGTTGCCCGACTGCGCCCGTCAGTCGTGGTCGACCTGCGATGACGTTCTCGCCGCGGCCGAACAGTCCGCACTCGACGAGTTTTGA
- a CDS encoding response regulator: protein MSEDVILVVEDEQDLADLYSGWLSERYPVRVANDGSEALEKFDEDVEVVLLDRQMPGMDGAAVLKLIRDRAPDCQVAMVTAVEPDVDVVDMGFDAYITKPVREEELFDLVDHLLHRRVYDDNVRELFAAISKQIALENQHEPEELAEDPQYQYLLAKIDKLRSETVNLAEQFDDEEFRTALAALQ from the coding sequence ATGAGCGAAGACGTCATTCTCGTCGTCGAGGACGAGCAGGATTTAGCGGACCTGTACAGTGGGTGGCTTTCGGAGCGATATCCGGTCCGCGTAGCCAACGACGGGTCGGAAGCCCTCGAAAAGTTCGACGAGGACGTCGAGGTCGTCCTCCTGGACCGACAGATGCCCGGGATGGACGGCGCCGCGGTGCTGAAACTCATCCGGGACCGCGCCCCCGACTGTCAGGTGGCGATGGTCACCGCCGTCGAACCCGACGTCGACGTCGTCGACATGGGGTTCGACGCCTACATCACGAAACCCGTCCGCGAAGAGGAGTTGTTCGACCTCGTCGACCACCTGCTGCATCGACGGGTGTACGACGACAACGTCCGCGAGTTGTTCGCGGCCATCTCCAAGCAGATCGCCCTCGAGAACCAACACGAGCCCGAAGAGCTCGCCGAGGACCCCCAGTACCAGTACCTGCTGGCGAAAATCGACAAGCTTCGCTCGGAAACCGTCAACCTCGCCGAGCAGTTCGACGACGAGGAGTTCCGGACGGCGCTTGCGGCCCTGCAGTGA
- a CDS encoding IclR family transcriptional regulator, whose protein sequence is MTNGSRQTVDRAFEIIDVLAEEGGLRGSAVADKLDMPVSTTHDYLQALVATGYVTKTDNVYRISTRFLEVGQQQRHRMNVFSAAQDELETVAEETGEHVTLMVEENGQGVLLAISEGEDAVSLFAYPGARMPLHATAPGKAILAYLPQESVEEIFDEHGLVAVTNQTITQREELFDQLETVREQGYAVDDGERIAGMVCIAAPVLDKSDDVQAAICVCGPRSRIDAQRRAEIAEVVRRSANVVQVNLDYA, encoded by the coding sequence ATGACCAATGGCTCACGACAAACGGTCGATCGGGCGTTCGAGATTATCGACGTATTGGCCGAAGAGGGCGGCCTCCGAGGGTCCGCGGTCGCCGACAAGCTCGACATGCCCGTGAGTACCACCCACGACTACCTGCAGGCATTGGTCGCGACGGGATACGTGACCAAAACGGACAACGTCTATCGGATTTCGACGCGATTCCTCGAAGTCGGACAACAACAGCGCCACCGCATGAACGTGTTCTCTGCAGCGCAGGACGAACTCGAGACGGTCGCTGAGGAGACCGGCGAACACGTCACTCTGATGGTCGAGGAAAACGGTCAAGGCGTCCTCCTCGCGATTAGCGAGGGCGAAGACGCCGTGAGCCTCTTTGCGTATCCCGGCGCCCGGATGCCCTTGCACGCGACGGCACCGGGGAAAGCCATCCTCGCGTACCTTCCCCAGGAGTCGGTCGAGGAGATTTTCGATGAGCACGGCCTCGTCGCGGTTACGAACCAAACGATTACCCAACGCGAGGAGCTTTTTGACCAACTCGAAACCGTTCGAGAACAAGGATATGCGGTCGACGACGGCGAACGCATCGCAGGAATGGTCTGTATCGCCGCCCCGGTACTGGACAAATCAGATGACGTGCAGGCGGCTATCTGCGTCTGCGGGCCGCGAAGTCGAATCGACGCGCAACGACGAGCGGAAATCGCGGAGGTCGTCCGCCGGTCGGCGAACGTGGTTCAGGTGAATCTGGACTACGCCTGA
- a CDS encoding acyl CoA:acetate/3-ketoacid CoA transferase: MVLVEPVDEAVQCIEDGDVVGIGGFVAVSIPEYVLEGLGERYAATGAPGHLTLYHPAAEGDRQGNGISHLVQDGMIERVIGSHWGFVPELMEKVVAGEVEAYNLPFGAMDHLLRDTAAGKPGTITTVGLRTFVDPRQEGAKANEETTEDIVEVVTIDGEEYLFYHAQPLDVAIIRGTTADENGNITMEREALTSNMLAMAQAAHNAGGTVIAQVERVTEAGSLSAREIDVPGVVVDKVVEAPASHHKQTYGEDYSGAFSGEIKVPQDDGTDRTPLTERKVIARRAAMELVPDAVVNLGVGVPETIPAVANEGNISDEITQTVEAGPIGGSPSGGISFGTAVNHEALVTSPEQFDFYDGGGLDIGYLGMAQIDAEGNINVSRFGSQLPGCGGFINITQNAEKVVFCGTLTTGGLEVDIGGGTLDIASEGESTKFVDAVEQITFSGEYAVETDQPVVYVTERAVFELSSDGLVLTEVAPGVDVEADVIDNMAFEPTIADDLAEMHPALFREAPMDLTEYVN; the protein is encoded by the coding sequence ATGGTACTCGTAGAACCCGTCGACGAGGCGGTCCAGTGCATCGAAGACGGAGACGTGGTCGGTATCGGGGGCTTCGTCGCCGTCAGCATTCCCGAATACGTCTTGGAGGGACTCGGCGAGCGATACGCGGCGACCGGCGCGCCCGGACATCTCACGCTCTATCATCCGGCCGCTGAGGGCGACCGCCAAGGCAACGGCATCTCACATCTCGTCCAAGACGGCATGATCGAACGGGTCATCGGCAGCCACTGGGGCTTCGTCCCGGAACTGATGGAGAAGGTCGTCGCAGGCGAGGTCGAAGCGTACAACCTTCCCTTCGGCGCGATGGACCACCTGCTTCGTGACACGGCCGCGGGCAAACCGGGGACCATCACGACTGTCGGACTGCGAACCTTCGTCGACCCGCGTCAGGAAGGCGCAAAGGCCAACGAGGAGACCACCGAGGACATCGTCGAGGTCGTCACCATCGACGGCGAGGAGTACCTCTTCTACCACGCACAGCCACTCGATGTCGCCATCATTCGCGGGACCACCGCCGACGAGAACGGCAACATCACGATGGAGCGCGAGGCGCTCACCTCGAACATGCTGGCGATGGCCCAAGCCGCTCACAACGCTGGCGGGACGGTTATCGCACAGGTCGAGCGAGTCACCGAGGCGGGGTCGCTGAGCGCTCGCGAAATCGATGTCCCCGGCGTCGTCGTCGACAAGGTCGTCGAGGCGCCCGCTTCCCACCACAAACAGACCTACGGGGAGGACTACAGTGGCGCATTCAGCGGCGAAATCAAAGTACCACAGGACGACGGCACCGACCGGACACCGCTCACGGAACGGAAAGTCATCGCGCGCCGAGCCGCGATGGAACTGGTCCCAGACGCCGTCGTGAATCTCGGCGTCGGCGTGCCAGAGACGATTCCGGCCGTCGCGAACGAGGGGAATATCAGCGACGAAATCACCCAGACCGTCGAGGCTGGCCCGATCGGCGGGTCGCCATCGGGAGGTATCAGCTTCGGAACGGCCGTCAACCACGAGGCACTGGTCACCTCGCCCGAGCAGTTCGACTTCTACGACGGCGGCGGTCTCGATATCGGCTATCTCGGAATGGCCCAAATCGACGCCGAGGGCAACATCAACGTGAGTCGCTTCGGCTCGCAACTGCCGGGCTGTGGCGGCTTCATCAACATCACGCAGAACGCCGAGAAAGTCGTCTTCTGTGGGACGCTCACCACGGGCGGGTTGGAGGTCGACATCGGTGGCGGAACCCTCGACATCGCCTCGGAAGGGGAGAGCACGAAGTTCGTCGATGCGGTCGAGCAGATCACCTTCAGCGGCGAATACGCCGTCGAGACGGACCAACCCGTCGTCTACGTCACCGAGCGGGCCGTCTTCGAACTCTCCAGCGATGGCCTGGTGCTGACCGAAGTCGCCCCGGGCGTCGACGTGGAGGCCGACGTCATCGACAACATGGCGTTCGAACCGACCATCGCCGACGACCTCGCAGAGATGCACCCGGCGTTGTTCCGCGAGGCGCCGATGGACCTGACCGAGTACGTCAACTGA